A DNA window from Phycisphaerales bacterium contains the following coding sequences:
- a CDS encoding phage terminase large subunit family protein: MKRVTLDRPPAIEWTPEEAREFKPTGSLTCSQWAERHRYLDDRQSEITGPWRNANAAYLRGIMDLGFLPGVREITIVKAAQVGVSEAMRNVLAYVAHHDPSPSGLLLPDKLKGEQIVNDRILPMFRVTTVLQSLMTERAHDAKKSQLTLANSFTLYLMWSGSASSLASNPLRFAIADETDKFVPFSGREADPVSLLRKRQTTFIGMGRARLWKVSTPTTDLGVIWREHQAADVQLYFLVPCPKCDSKQRLIFEQVKWEIPAEITDPVEKAKYVEAHGAEGVVWYECRSCGHRLDEAAKRVAVAAGKWGTCNPDGLANGEVEDAESLPGFRRGTRLSMHISALYCKWITLADIAGEFLRTQSSPSVGPLFDFTTGTLGEAFEQRITRIENNSFSDLSEAAQHDEGVVPPWAASLIAAIDTQQDHFWCVVRAWGPQMRSQRIWHGRLESFEELDQICTTPFRVAGDMFPPMTVCAGGIAAIDSGGTTERGARLSRTQEVYRWAMDRTSWVLVVKGTRRQVEGQGWKQGRGYYDLGGGADKIEVRLWLLDVNRGQDELVDWVRRSRDADPDKAIWMLNRRNDPVYNQHLSNMHKIAVREGNTMKERWVPIRAGAHIDLRDCEVYQIFAAYLHRVHLLPDVASFIEHKKQAIAAAQRPRRKARPFTMPDGRPYLVTERGGW, encoded by the coding sequence ATGAAGCGGGTTACCCTCGACCGGCCGCCTGCGATCGAATGGACGCCCGAGGAGGCGCGGGAGTTCAAACCCACGGGCTCGCTCACATGCAGCCAGTGGGCCGAGCGGCACCGTTACCTAGATGATCGCCAGTCGGAGATCACCGGCCCGTGGCGCAACGCCAATGCCGCCTACCTCCGCGGCATCATGGATCTTGGGTTTCTGCCCGGGGTGCGCGAAATCACCATCGTCAAGGCGGCCCAGGTGGGGGTCAGTGAGGCGATGCGGAACGTGCTGGCGTACGTCGCCCACCACGACCCGAGTCCGAGCGGCCTGCTCCTCCCTGACAAGCTCAAGGGCGAGCAGATCGTGAACGATCGCATTCTGCCCATGTTCCGGGTCACCACGGTCCTGCAATCGCTGATGACCGAGCGCGCTCATGACGCGAAAAAGAGCCAACTGACGCTCGCCAATTCATTCACACTGTACTTGATGTGGTCAGGATCGGCTTCGAGCCTGGCCTCAAATCCGCTCCGCTTCGCGATCGCCGATGAGACGGACAAGTTCGTTCCATTCTCCGGGCGCGAGGCCGACCCGGTCTCTCTGCTGCGCAAGCGCCAGACGACCTTCATCGGGATGGGACGAGCCCGACTGTGGAAAGTGAGTACACCCACGACGGACCTGGGTGTGATATGGCGTGAACATCAGGCTGCGGACGTCCAGCTCTATTTCCTTGTGCCCTGCCCCAAATGCGACTCCAAGCAGCGGCTGATCTTCGAACAGGTGAAGTGGGAGATCCCCGCGGAGATCACCGACCCCGTCGAGAAGGCGAAATACGTCGAAGCCCATGGCGCTGAAGGAGTTGTCTGGTACGAGTGCCGCTCCTGCGGTCACCGACTCGATGAGGCCGCCAAACGAGTGGCGGTGGCTGCCGGCAAATGGGGAACGTGCAATCCCGATGGGCTCGCGAACGGCGAGGTCGAGGACGCCGAGTCCCTTCCCGGCTTCCGCCGCGGCACGCGGCTGTCGATGCACATTTCGGCTCTGTATTGCAAGTGGATCACCTTGGCGGATATCGCCGGCGAGTTCCTGCGCACGCAGTCGAGTCCAAGCGTTGGACCGCTCTTCGACTTCACCACCGGGACACTCGGCGAGGCGTTTGAGCAGCGGATCACCCGAATCGAGAATAACTCGTTCTCTGATCTCTCTGAGGCTGCGCAGCACGACGAGGGGGTCGTACCTCCATGGGCCGCGTCGCTCATTGCCGCCATTGATACGCAGCAGGATCACTTTTGGTGCGTTGTCCGCGCCTGGGGCCCGCAGATGCGGTCGCAGCGCATCTGGCATGGCCGGCTCGAGTCATTCGAGGAACTCGATCAGATCTGTACCACGCCCTTCAGAGTCGCTGGCGACATGTTCCCACCAATGACCGTCTGCGCGGGCGGAATCGCGGCGATCGACTCCGGCGGCACGACCGAGCGAGGGGCTCGCCTGAGTCGCACCCAAGAGGTGTACCGCTGGGCGATGGATCGAACGTCGTGGGTCCTGGTAGTGAAAGGCACTCGGCGACAGGTCGAGGGCCAGGGTTGGAAGCAGGGGCGAGGATATTACGACCTCGGCGGCGGTGCTGACAAGATCGAAGTCCGCCTGTGGCTGCTCGACGTAAACCGTGGTCAGGATGAACTTGTGGACTGGGTTCGTCGCAGTCGCGACGCCGATCCCGATAAGGCGATCTGGATGCTGAATCGCCGCAATGACCCCGTCTACAACCAGCACTTGTCGAACATGCACAAAATCGCGGTGCGTGAGGGCAACACCATGAAAGAGCGCTGGGTACCGATTCGGGCGGGCGCCCATATCGATCTCCGTGATTGCGAAGTCTATCAGATTTTCGCAGCGTACCTGCATCGAGTTCATCTGCTGCCCGATGTCGCGAGCTTCATTGAGCACAAGAAGCAGGCCATTGCGGCTGCGCAGCGACCGCGTCGGAAGGCGCGCCCGTTCACTATGCCTGATGGTCGACCCTACCTCGTTACAGAAAGGGGCGGATGGTGA
- a CDS encoding site-specific DNA-methyltransferase, protein MLADPSVGWAGALLFNEQTGRLIDGHARRNVVDPRSLVPVLVGSWTEQAERKILLSLDPISSMAQADAAVLRALIEEVDLSGHDIELAGLVAALEGMVDHALTIEAAALELQQGLTDPDAIPEPPDEPITKRGDLWILGEHRLLCGDSASATDVDRLLDGQPIHLVNTDPPYNVKVEPRSNNAIAAGNSSFPEAKKKRTHHQSFDVARQGEKKRTTKKMRAKDRPLANDFMTDEAFDEMLDAWFGNMARVLIPGGGFYIWGGYANLGNYPGPLKRAGLYFSQGIVWDKQHPVLTRKDYMGAFEIAFYGWREGAAHRFFGPNNATDLWHVKKVNPASMVHLTEKPVELAVRALQYSSHAGENVLDLFGGSGSSLIAAEQTQRRAFLMELDPAYCDVIVQRYEQFTGKKAERA, encoded by the coding sequence ATGCTCGCCGATCCGTCGGTAGGGTGGGCGGGGGCGCTGCTGTTCAATGAACAGACCGGACGGCTCATCGATGGCCATGCTCGCCGCAACGTCGTCGATCCAAGGTCGCTCGTACCCGTACTCGTGGGATCCTGGACAGAGCAGGCGGAACGAAAGATCCTGCTCTCGCTCGATCCAATCTCGAGCATGGCCCAGGCAGATGCAGCCGTGTTGAGAGCTCTGATCGAAGAGGTCGATCTGAGCGGCCATGACATTGAACTCGCGGGACTGGTTGCGGCACTGGAGGGAATGGTCGATCATGCCTTGACTATCGAGGCAGCGGCGTTGGAATTGCAACAGGGGCTCACCGATCCGGATGCGATCCCCGAACCGCCCGATGAGCCGATCACGAAGCGCGGCGATTTGTGGATTCTCGGTGAGCACCGGTTGCTGTGTGGCGACTCCGCAAGCGCGACCGATGTCGATCGACTGCTCGATGGTCAGCCGATTCACCTGGTCAACACGGACCCGCCGTACAACGTGAAGGTCGAGCCGCGATCGAACAACGCGATCGCCGCCGGCAACTCGTCGTTCCCCGAGGCGAAGAAGAAGCGCACGCATCATCAGTCGTTTGACGTGGCCCGCCAGGGCGAGAAGAAGCGGACGACGAAGAAGATGCGGGCCAAGGACCGGCCGCTCGCCAACGACTTTATGACCGACGAAGCGTTCGACGAGATGCTCGATGCGTGGTTCGGCAACATGGCTCGCGTGCTCATTCCCGGCGGCGGCTTCTACATCTGGGGCGGATACGCGAACCTTGGGAACTACCCCGGCCCGCTCAAGCGCGCAGGGTTGTACTTCAGCCAAGGGATTGTGTGGGATAAACAGCACCCGGTCCTCACACGCAAAGACTACATGGGCGCGTTTGAGATCGCGTTCTACGGATGGCGAGAAGGCGCCGCGCACCGCTTCTTCGGCCCGAACAACGCCACCGACCTCTGGCACGTCAAGAAGGTCAACCCAGCGTCGATGGTGCACTTGACTGAAAAGCCCGTCGAGTTGGCGGTTCGGGCCCTGCAATACTCTTCGCACGCCGGCGAGAACGTGCTCGATCTGTTCGGCGGATCGGGTTCCAGTCTCATTGCCGCCGAGCAGACGCAGCGCCGCGCGTTCCTGATGGAACTCGATCCGGCGTATTGCGACGTGATCGTGCAGAGATACGAGCAATTCACGGGGAAGAAGGCAGAGCGAGCCTAG